In Aythya fuligula isolate bAytFul2 chromosome 14, bAytFul2.pri, whole genome shotgun sequence, the following proteins share a genomic window:
- the NME5 gene encoding nucleoside diphosphate kinase homolog 5, with translation MQMLMPEPQIFVERTLALIKPDVVDKEEEIEDVILRSGFLIVQKRKLQLSPEQCSNFYAEQYGKMFFPNLTAYMSSGPLVAMVLARSNAVSYWKELLGPSNSIKARRTHPHSLRAIYGTDELRNALHGSLNIFSAEREIRFMFPEVILEPVPAGQRARDYLNLYVNPTLLAGLTALCKEKPADPMTWLADWLIEHNPNKPKLRHQITEEEHRE, from the exons ATGCAGATGTTAATGCCTGAACCTCAGATTTTTGTGGAAAGAACTCTGGCCCTCATCAAACCAGATGTCGTTGATAAAGAGGAGGAAATAGAGGATGTGATTCTCAGATCAGGATTTTTGATCGTTCAG AAACGGAAGCTCCAGTTAAGCCCAGAGCAATGTAGCAACTTTTATGCAGAGCaatatggaaaaatgttttttcccaaTTTAACAGCCTATATGAGCTCTGGACCTCTAGTTGCTATGGTTCTTGCCAGAAGTAACGCAGTCTCGTACTGGAAGGAATTGCTCGGACCATCAAACAGCATAAAAGCTAGGAGGACTCACCCTCACAG TTTAAGAGCAATCTATGGGACTGATGAGCTGAGGAATGCGCTTCATGGCAGTCTCAACATTTTctcagcagaaagagaaattcGATTCATGTTTCCAGAAG TGATCTTGGAGCCAGTTCCAGCTGGGCAGAGAGCTAGGGATTACTTGAACCTTTATGTAAATCCTACCTTACTAGCAGGGCTCACTGCACTTTGTAAAGAGAAGCCTGCAGATCCTATG ACTTGGCTTGCTGACTGGTTGATTGAACACAACCCTAATAAACCCAAGCTACGACATCAAATCACTGAAGAAGAACATCGGGAGTGA
- the WNT8A gene encoding protein Wnt-8a has translation MSSTTFLILSIVGICGVIFNAAAWSVNNFLMTGPKAYLTYSSSVAAGAQSGMEECKFQFGWERWNCPESALQLSTHNRLRSATRETSFVHAISSAGVMYTLTRNCSMGDFESCGCDDSRNGRVGGRGWVWGGCSDNVEFGERISKLFVDALETGHDTRALINLHNNEVGRLAVKATMKRACKCHGVSGSCSIQTCWLQLAEFREIGNYLKMKYDQAHKLEMDKRRMRAGNSADSRGATAETFHHVHATELVFLEDSPDYCTRNASLGHHGTEGRECLQTGKNLSQWEKRSCRRLCTECGLKVEERRTEVVSSCNCKFHWCCTVRCEQCRQLVAKHYCARRDAAATNHIKRRNKGHKR, from the exons ATGAGCAGCACCACCTTCCTCATCCTCTCCATCGTGGGCATCTGTGGTGTCATTTTCAATGCAGCTGCATG GTCTGTGAACAACTTTCTGATGACAGGACCTAAG GCGTACCTGACGTACTCCAGCAGCGTGGCGGCGGGCGCGCAGAGCGGGATGGAGGAGTGCAAGTTCCAGTTCGGGTGGGAGCGCTGGAACTGCCCCGAGAGCGCGCTGCAGCTCTCCACGCACAACCGCCTGCGCAGCG ctaCCAGGGAGACGTCCTTCGTGCACGCCATCAGCTCCGCCGGTGTCATGTACACCCTGACCAGGAACTGCAGCATGGGCGACTTTGAAAGCTGTGGCTGTGATGACTCCAGGAACGGGCGCGTCG GTGGCCGCGGCTGGgtctggggaggctgcagcgaCAACGTGGAGTTTGGGGAGAGGATTTCCAAGCTCTTTGTGGATGCTTTGGAAACAGGACATGACACCCGTGCACTGATCAACCTGCACAACAATGAAGTTGGGAGACTT GCTGTAAAAGCTACGATGAAGCGAGCCTGCAAGTGCCACGGGGTGTCGGGCAGCTGCAGCATCCAGACCTGCTGGCTCCAGCTCGCTGAGTTCCGAGAGATCGGGAACTACCTCAAGATGAAATACGACCAAGCCCACAAGCTGGAGATGGACAAGAGGAGGATGAGAGCCGGCAACAGCGCTGACAGCCGCGGGGCCACGGCAGAGACCTTTCACCACGTCCACGCCACGGAGCTCGTCTTCCTGGAGGACTCCCCCGACTACTGCACGAGGAACGCCAGCCTGGGCCACCATGGCACTGAAGGCCGCGAGTGCCTGCAGACCGGCAAGAACCTCTCGCAGTGGGAGAAGAGGAGCTGCCGGCGGCTCTGCACCGAGTGTGGCCTCAaagtggaggagaggaggacGGAGGTGGTCAGCAGCTGCAACTGCAAGTTCCACTGGTGCTGCACGGTGCGCTGCGAGCAGTGCCGGCAGCTGGTGGCCAAGCACTACTGTGCCCGCCGCGACGCTGCCGCCACCAACCACATCAAGAGGAGAAACAAGGGCCACAAGAGATAG